The Perca fluviatilis chromosome 24, GENO_Pfluv_1.0, whole genome shotgun sequence genome has a window encoding:
- the LOC120554257 gene encoding salivary glue protein Sgs-3-like, translating into MMMKIYVILILCVGITTIPKAAATTTSAPTTVAPTTAAPTTVAPTTVDPTTVDPTTVDPTTVDPTTVDPTTVDPTTVDPTTVDPTTVDPTTVDPTTAAPTTVDPTTVDPTTVDSTTAAPTTAAPTTAAPTTTISTTAAPTTTVSTTAAPTTTVSTTAAPTTVALTTARVSFRSVKETFTTDLLNPSSAAFKNRAAIIKGQLEPVFQRTFSSSFRSLTVVSFSRGSVINTMDLSFVSTFAPNNTQIASSLINAASSVSGFDIEGSSINVNGISSGGVSHKISLVTAACLVLLSWLI; encoded by the exons atgatgatgaagatCTATGTCATCCTCATTCTGTGTGTTG GAATAACAACCATACCTAAAGCAGCTGCCACAACAACATCTGCCCCAACAACGGTTGCCCCAACAACggctgctccaacaacagttGCACCAACAACAGTTGACCCAACAACGGTTGACCCAACAACGGTTGACCCAACAACAGTTGACCCAACAACGGTTGACCCAACAACGGTTGACCCAACAACGGTTGACCCAACAACAGTTGACCCAACAACGGTTGACCCAACAACGGTTGACCCAACAACggctgctccaacaacagttGACCCAACAACGGTTGACCCAACAACGGTTGACTCAACAACGGCTGCCCCAACAACggctgctccaacaacagctgcacctacaactaCTATATCCActactgctgcacctacaactacTGTATCCActactgctgcacctacaactacTGTATCCActactgctgcacctacaactgtAGCACTCACAACAGCTAGGGTGTCTTTCAGATCTGTTAAAGAAACTTTTACAACCGACTTGCTGAATCCATCATCAGCAGCTTTTAAAAATCGAGCTGCAATTATAAAGGGACAG CTTGAACCTGTCTTCCAAAGGACATTCTCTTCATCCTTCAGGTCCTTGACAGTGGTGTCATTCAG CCGTGGATCAGTCATCAACACCATGGACCTTAGCTTTGTAAGCACGTTTGCCCCTAATAACACACAGATTGCAAGCTCTTTGATCAACGCAGCTTCAAGCGTCAGTGGCTTTGACATTGAAGGCAGCTCTATCAACGTGAATGGCATCT CTTCGGGTGGAGTAAGCCACAAAATCAGTCTCGTCACTGCAGCCTGCCTGGTACTGTTGTCATGGCTAATCTAA
- the LOC120554251 gene encoding uncharacterized protein LOC120554251 isoform X2, whose translation MYKQLQNMRSPRKRQGSVPQRGVAKTALFSAHNQEMETDWTDTSNSSDNSILLESNDDISEDNSSAASPLQLPSSVPRKPESGTKTLLLPPESASGSSPRTVIASPTTPAKDVVVGQDKLKMQARHYRTLSNMYNKPNAKPNHNDVAQLLDLEFEARRAFIDADVTREEDRPAKIFEAYPCFKDVRNAMDELRHIVGGTNRRYVEEVKGRWADFCAKVQFYGVWKKALKPPFPLDVCGVRRRPWPVPGEASSLLPSSAF comes from the exons ATGTATAAGCAACTCCAAAATATGAGATCCCCAAGGAAGAGGCAGGGCTCCGTACCACAAAGAGGAGTGGCCAAGACAGCTCTCTTCAGTGCACACAACCAAGAAATGGAGACAGATTGGACAGACACAAGCAACTCAAGTGATAATAGCATACTTCTTGAGAGCAATGATGACATCAGCGAGGACAACTCCAGTGCAG CATCCCCATTACAACTACCCTCCTCTGTGCCAAGGAAGCCAGAGAGTGGGACCAAAACCTTACTGCTGCCACCCGAATCAGCCTCAGGCTCCTCACCCAGGACTGTGATCGCTTCACCAACCACACCTGCAAAGGATGTTGTTG TCGGCCAGGACAAACTGAAGATGCAGGCTAGGCACTACAGGACCTTGAGCAACATGTACAATAAGCCCAATGCAAAACCCAATCACAACGATGTTGCTCAACTTTTGGACCTTGAGTTTGAGGCCAGACGGGCTTTCATCGATGCAGATGTTACAAGGGAAGAAGACCGACCTGCAAAAATCTTTGAGGCATATCCATGCTTCAAAGATGTTCgaaat GCAATGGATGAGCTGCGGCACATAGTAGGTGGCACCAACAGAAGATACGTCGAGGAAGTCAAAGGAAGATGGGCAGACTTTTGTGCCAAGGTACAGTTCTATGGTGTGTGGAAGAAAGCCCTGAAACCCCCTTTCCCTTTGGATGTCTGTGGAG TCAGGCGAAGACCCTGGCCTGTACCTGGAGAAGCGTCCTCTCTCCTTCCCAGTTCTGCTTTCTGA
- the LOC120554251 gene encoding uncharacterized protein LOC120554251 isoform X1, which translates to MQVPPVLLATGQVPCSFVEPQYGMVAIQRASPMGKEVRYPPKLEMRAMSQKIVDYYPMLRDADPNMPYLTIYTKMYKQLQNMRSPRKRQGSVPQRGVAKTALFSAHNQEMETDWTDTSNSSDNSILLESNDDISEDNSSAASPLQLPSSVPRKPESGTKTLLLPPESASGSSPRTVIASPTTPAKDVVVGQDKLKMQARHYRTLSNMYNKPNAKPNHNDVAQLLDLEFEARRAFIDADVTREEDRPAKIFEAYPCFKDVRNAMDELRHIVGGTNRRYVEEVKGRWADFCAKVQFYGVWKKALKPPFPLDVCGVRRRPWPVPGEASSLLPSSAF; encoded by the exons ATGCAAGTTCCCCCTGTGCTGCTAGCAACAGGTCAAGTGCCATGCAGTTTTGTAGAACCACAGTATGGCATGGTTGCAATCCAGCGTGCTAGTCCCATGGGGAAAGAAGTAAGATACCCCCCCAAATTGGAAATGAGAGCCATGTCACAGAAGATTGTCGACTATTACCCTATGTTACGTGATGCTGATCCAAATATGCCATAT CTGACCATCTACACCAAAATGTATAAGCAACTCCAAAATATGAGATCCCCAAGGAAGAGGCAGGGCTCCGTACCACAAAGAGGAGTGGCCAAGACAGCTCTCTTCAGTGCACACAACCAAGAAATGGAGACAGATTGGACAGACACAAGCAACTCAAGTGATAATAGCATACTTCTTGAGAGCAATGATGACATCAGCGAGGACAACTCCAGTGCAG CATCCCCATTACAACTACCCTCCTCTGTGCCAAGGAAGCCAGAGAGTGGGACCAAAACCTTACTGCTGCCACCCGAATCAGCCTCAGGCTCCTCACCCAGGACTGTGATCGCTTCACCAACCACACCTGCAAAGGATGTTGTTG TCGGCCAGGACAAACTGAAGATGCAGGCTAGGCACTACAGGACCTTGAGCAACATGTACAATAAGCCCAATGCAAAACCCAATCACAACGATGTTGCTCAACTTTTGGACCTTGAGTTTGAGGCCAGACGGGCTTTCATCGATGCAGATGTTACAAGGGAAGAAGACCGACCTGCAAAAATCTTTGAGGCATATCCATGCTTCAAAGATGTTCgaaat GCAATGGATGAGCTGCGGCACATAGTAGGTGGCACCAACAGAAGATACGTCGAGGAAGTCAAAGGAAGATGGGCAGACTTTTGTGCCAAGGTACAGTTCTATGGTGTGTGGAAGAAAGCCCTGAAACCCCCTTTCCCTTTGGATGTCTGTGGAG TCAGGCGAAGACCCTGGCCTGTACCTGGAGAAGCGTCCTCTCTCCTTCCCAGTTCTGCTTTCTGA